Part of the Athalia rosae chromosome 2, iyAthRosa1.1, whole genome shotgun sequence genome, tctttgttttcttatcTGAAAATAGCAATCTTAGTATGAAACAAAGCCAATAGTGATTGGGATTGTCTGAACTTTAGGTGATTTTTGTATTTGAAGATGAGGTACCGGAAGAAATACATAATAAAAACAGAGTTGACGATGACACAGTATTTGTCTGTCGTTACAGACTTGTCCAAAAACGATTTAAGTATTATCTTGAACCAGTCATGGACTTAAATGATTTATCTTGCGGCTCCAATGAGAATCAACATTATTCAGCGAACAGAAACAAGCTTCTGTTAAAATATAAACCAAATTCACTTGTACCTGAAACTCCTGAACATAATCCTAAAGAAACATATACAGTTCGTCAACTCAGAGCAGCAAACAGAAGTAGCATTTCAACATCAGAGTCCACTATTTCCTgttcagaaaataaatcagaaaacCAAGTTTACGGGGCCTTAAGATCTGCAATGCGAAAGTTTTCCATGGATTCTGACACTGAAGACTCAGCAACTTATTCATCGATGAAACGTGGAAGTGTTCATCAGGATTCAGATAATGAGAACTCTCTGAATATTACTCCAAAAAAGAATCCCACGAAAAACGTGCGTAAGAGGGAGACACCTTTGACGAATAAAAGTCTCAATACTCTGCTTTCTGAGCCGGATGgttcaaatttcatcaaacATCAGTCCACTTCGACGAGCACAACTACTAGAAAcccaaataaaaatgatgaagtaGTTGAATGTACACCAACGAAGGCAGAGTTGAATTATCTGGTGAGGAAACGGTCTAGACAACTGATGAGCAGTAGTGAGGAAAGCTTAGAACCAAGAAGTCGAAGTATCTCACCTGAAATTGACTATGCTGGTATGATTCATTGAACTAGTAAACTATTCTTCACCATAAGATATTGTGCCATATTGTACACCACATAGAAGTTCATATGGCAACAAGAATcggattaattttctttattagtTATACTGAGATCGAGATACTTCTATACCTATCGATTCATGATGAttggtaataatattttccaatgtgatgaaatttattttgcagGTCCCCCAGCAGCATTCAAGCTTTGTGAAACTGACGGTGAAACTTATGTGATCAAGAAACCAATTAATATTGTGAAAAAGGTGTCTAAAAAATTAGATGATTCGACTATATTTTCTTTGTTATCGTCAGATGATTCTGATGAGTCGATTTTAGATTTCTCAGCCAAAAGTGGTGTCAAAATTGTGGCAAAATCCAAATCAGAAGGTGTACCATTCGAGCTATTGAACAGggcaaatgaaaatgtcgaatCATCGGAAGAAATTACTCAAACAGCACCATCGACCAGCGCAAGCCGTGATTTATCAGTAACTTTGGAAACTGAAGATGTTCGTGAAACGCAAAAAAAGTTACTTCTAAAAAAACTCGCAGATAAACGAGGCGATGCTCTGCTTCGGATCAAATTACGTCGTTCCTCTGAACAGAGTAACTACAAAATTGATTCTGACTCAGACAACAATACAAATAGTAAATTGAGTAGAGGAACCACTATAAGTACACCAAAAAGTATTCTAAGAGTCAGTTCAAAGGTGTCAGGTACTCCAAGTGTGCAGTTAAGCAATTTAGATGAGGTAGAGGAACATTCTCCAACAACTGAAATTACTAAGAAATTACGCAAAGTGCAAATCAAACTGAAACGAATAGATTCAACAGATTTCAAAAAGTCTACCCAAACAATAATAGCAAATCCACAGGATTCAGATTGTTATGTAATGGTTTCTCCATCGACAAAGGCAAGTGTTACTTCTAACAAAAGACTCCGAAGAACTATTAGCAATGATGATCAGGATATTCCTAGTTCAGACAAGAACATAATCAAGAATCGAACTACACGATCAATGACCACTACTAATTACTCCAAAAGCCCCAAGAAGTCTAATATCACTACGGACGATAAGATGGAGTACACCAGTGACAAAACTGATGAATCTGATGCTGAAAACAATGCCAGTAAAGCTACACGGAAGACAAGGTCAGCCAGAAATGGAATGATAAATCGTAATCACAAGGTTTTACCGAATCAggcaaaaacaccaaagaaaTTATCAGAAGTTCAACAAAAAGATTCTACTGCAGCTAatataaacgaaaatgaaaactacAAATTCAATGCGACACCTAAAAAATGCAAAACAACTCCAAGTCTTAGAGGGAGaaagttaattgaaaaattggaagcaTCAACACCGAAGCGTAGTATACCCACATCAAGGGTCCAAACTCCATCAAGAGCTGTTAAAAATGGTTTACTGACTCCGTCGATGCGTCAACGTAATATTCACATTTCCAAGCCTTCTACCCCTCTCCAAGAAGCCAGGGCTCGCTTACATGTCAGTGCAGTTCCCAAATCTTTACCATGCAGAGAGGAGGAAttcaataatatatacatgtttCTGGAGAGGAAATTAATGGACAAAAATGGAGGGTATGCTTTTTTGATTGACTTGTTCCCATATTTATATGTAAGATTTCGGTCTTTATTTCATTGCATTTTAATTCTCTTATCAacgtgataattatttcgaatatttttagcTGCCTCTACATAAGCGGCGTACCTGGAACAGGTAAAACTGCTACAGTAAACGAAGTTATAcgctgtttgaaaaaaacagtttCCAAAAGCAAACTTCatgatttcgaatttattcaaattaatgGTATGAAGCTGACCGAGCCAAGGCAAGCGTATGTAGAAATTTTAAAGCAAATGACAGGCGAAAAAGCTACCTGGGAACAAGCCCATCAAAtactagagaaaaaatttatgaaggCTTCGCCTAGGTCACTTATGACTTTACTACTTGTTGACGAGGTACATAggcttattaattttttaaacaattcgGATTATGTTTGGACCGagttgatcaaaaaacgtttttctcttctatctaataataattgatgtaatattataataataatatagtctgtaataataattggttTTGTTTGTCTGCTTATAGCTTGATATTTTGTGCAACAAACGGCAAGACGTGGTATATAATTTGTTGGATTGGCCAGCAAAATCCTGTGCTCAACTTGTTGTGATCACAATTGCAAATACCATGGATTTACCTGAGAAAGTTTTAATGGGACGTGTTACTTCTCGATTGGGTCTTACTCGGCTAACGTTCCAGCCTTACACTCACAAACAGTTGCAAGAAATTGTAACTGCGAGATTAAATGATTCGCATGCGTTCAAAAGCGAAGCGATACAATTAGTAGCTAGGTGGGTTATGATCGGTTTTCTCAAGTTTATTAAGTCACGAGTATTTTATACCTTTTCAAAATAGGTTATTCATATTTAGAGCGACTATGAACAATTTCTCGAAATATTTCATGTTCTCTAAGTCACAGTCCAATTTCACCtatgatattaataaattcTTCATAGAAAAGTGGCTGCAGTGTCTGGTGATGCTCGAAGGGCATTGGATATTTGCCGAAGAGCTACTGAAGTTGCAGAGATGAACTTTACTGAGATAGTAGCAATGCATGATGTTAATCAGGCCCTCACTGAGATGATTGCTAGTGCTAAAGTTCAAGCCATAAAACATTGCTCACAAATGGAACGAATGTTCTTGCAAGCTGTGTGCTCAGAAGTTGCACGGACTGGCGTTGAAGAAGTCACCTTCAATAACATTTTGATTCAGTTGACGTCACTGTGCTCCTTAGAAGGTATGGTGTAAATTTTTATGACTCACATAACAGCCAATGAACCAAATTCTGAAACCTTCTTCTGATGCAGGTATAAAAACTCCTTCAGTAACAGAAGCTATAACAATTTGCGCGAGACTGGGTGCTGCCAGATTATTAATTTGCGATCATTCAAGGTTGGATATTTATCAAAGAGTTTTATTGAATGTGTCGTCCGATGATATTTACTTTTCAATGCAGAATATCGAGGTTTAGCATTTAGAAAAACATCATTCAtcagaatttatatttattttattttcatgactcgagaaattcttattaggcatttgataaaaattaaatttgtatATAATTACGATTATCACTTCGAAGgtggagatatttttttataaaatcctTAGAATCCCCTCCCATCGCTGTTTGAAATCATTAATTAAatacagtaaaaaaaataaatacatgccTTTTTAAACTTAATCCATACATGATACCATAATAAGTTTTTGGAACACGATACATCTAATTCATTCCATGT contains:
- the LOC105692109 gene encoding origin recognition complex subunit 1; translation: MLRTRNTRGKKPELIGNIRKSTKINPFTRTNKTYEAFRFNDVYAHVGDYVLVWNAEPDEPGTFRGCDVARIEHLYESTGHKDKYKANVQWYSWPSKMPQSVDSEHMDDKYEIVEDYRKFNCDVSLDTITAKCTVIFVFEDEVPEEIHNKNRVDDDTVFVCRYRLVQKRFKYYLEPVMDLNDLSCGSNENQHYSANRNKLLLKYKPNSLVPETPEHNPKETYTVRQLRAANRSSISTSESTISCSENKSENQVYGALRSAMRKFSMDSDTEDSATYSSMKRGSVHQDSDNENSLNITPKKNPTKNVRKRETPLTNKSLNTLLSEPDGSNFIKHQSTSTSTTTRNPNKNDEVVECTPTKAELNYLVRKRSRQLMSSSEESLEPRSRSISPEIDYAGPPAAFKLCETDGETYVIKKPINIVKKVSKKLDDSTIFSLLSSDDSDESILDFSAKSGVKIVAKSKSEGVPFELLNRANENVESSEEITQTAPSTSASRDLSVTLETEDVRETQKKLLLKKLADKRGDALLRIKLRRSSEQSNYKIDSDSDNNTNSKLSRGTTISTPKSILRVSSKVSGTPSVQLSNLDEVEEHSPTTEITKKLRKVQIKLKRIDSTDFKKSTQTIIANPQDSDCYVMVSPSTKASVTSNKRLRRTISNDDQDIPSSDKNIIKNRTTRSMTTTNYSKSPKKSNITTDDKMEYTSDKTDESDAENNASKATRKTRSARNGMINRNHKVLPNQAKTPKKLSEVQQKDSTAANINENENYKFNATPKKCKTTPSLRGRKLIEKLEASTPKRSIPTSRVQTPSRAVKNGLLTPSMRQRNIHISKPSTPLQEARARLHVSAVPKSLPCREEEFNNIYMFLERKLMDKNGGCLYISGVPGTGKTATVNEVIRCLKKTVSKSKLHDFEFIQINGMKLTEPRQAYVEILKQMTGEKATWEQAHQILEKKFMKASPRSLMTLLLVDELDILCNKRQDVVYNLLDWPAKSCAQLVVITIANTMDLPEKVLMGRVTSRLGLTRLTFQPYTHKQLQEIVTARLNDSHAFKSEAIQLVARKVAAVSGDARRALDICRRATEVAEMNFTEIVAMHDVNQALTEMIASAKVQAIKHCSQMERMFLQAVCSEVARTGVEEVTFNNILIQLTSLCSLEGIKTPSVTEAITICARLGAARLLICDHSRLDIYQRVLLNVSSDDIYFSMQNIEV